The Sporomusa termitida genome has a window encoding:
- a CDS encoding Lrp/AsnC family transcriptional regulator — translation MKELLDLLEKDCTQPLEQLAALLRRSQDEVAAQIKQLEAEKVIVKYQPIINWEQVGEDRVTAIIDVRITPQREVGFDAIAERICRFPEVVTLYLMSGAYDLSVMVEGHTLKEVSQFVATKLSTIDGVISTTTHFMLKRYKYAGVIIEDREDDRRLVVSP, via the coding sequence ATGAAAGAGTTACTGGATCTATTGGAAAAAGACTGTACCCAGCCGCTGGAACAGCTGGCAGCCCTGCTCCGCCGTTCCCAGGACGAGGTTGCCGCTCAGATTAAACAGCTGGAAGCCGAGAAAGTCATTGTCAAATACCAGCCGATCATTAATTGGGAGCAGGTCGGCGAAGACCGGGTAACCGCCATTATTGACGTGCGCATTACCCCCCAGCGGGAGGTGGGCTTTGATGCCATAGCCGAACGCATCTGCCGGTTTCCCGAGGTAGTCACCCTGTATCTGATGTCAGGCGCTTATGATTTGAGCGTCATGGTGGAAGGCCACACCCTGAAAGAGGTTTCCCAGTTTGTGGCCACCAAGCTATCGACCATTGACGGTGTTATCAGCACGACAACCCATTTTATGTTAAAACGCTATAAATATGCCGGTGTTATCATCGAAGACCGGGAAGACGACCGCCGGCTGGTGGTGTCGCCATGA
- a CDS encoding aminotransferase class I/II-fold pyridoxal phosphate-dependent enzyme, whose translation MNWADRLSPAVKAVPPSGIRRFFDIAAEMKGVISLGVGEPDFITPWHIRESCVHGLHKGYTTYTSNYGLLELREAIAQTIYNNYNVNYDPRQEVLVTVGVSEALDLAVRALLSPGDEVLIPEPCYVSYKACVLLAGGVPVPVPTTIDHEFRVTAGQLAKLVTPRTKALLIGYPNNPTGAIMPQKELAAIARFAEKHDLIVISDEIYADLTYDGPHTCFASLPAMRDRTILLNGFSKAYAMTGWRIGYALSNPDFIAAMNKIHQYTMLCAPITAQLGAIEALRHGKDKMEKMVAEYNCRRQLMREGMQNIGLTCFEPKGAFYIFPSITETGLTSTQFAEELLVSEKVAVVPGDAFGASGEGFIRCSYASSIGNLTEALSRIGRFVQQHR comes from the coding sequence ATGAACTGGGCCGACCGCCTGTCACCGGCCGTTAAAGCAGTTCCCCCCTCAGGCATCAGACGGTTCTTCGATATCGCCGCGGAAATGAAAGGGGTTATCTCGCTCGGTGTTGGCGAACCCGACTTTATCACCCCCTGGCATATCCGTGAAAGCTGCGTCCATGGACTCCATAAAGGCTACACCACCTACACCTCAAATTATGGCCTGTTAGAGCTCAGGGAAGCCATTGCCCAGACGATTTATAATAACTACAACGTAAACTATGACCCCCGCCAGGAGGTCCTGGTCACCGTTGGCGTCAGCGAGGCTCTGGATCTGGCAGTCCGGGCCCTGCTCAGCCCCGGCGATGAGGTGCTGATCCCCGAACCCTGTTATGTATCCTATAAAGCCTGCGTGCTGCTGGCCGGCGGTGTGCCGGTACCGGTGCCAACAACCATTGACCACGAATTCCGCGTCACTGCCGGACAATTGGCAAAGCTGGTCACGCCCCGCACCAAGGCATTATTAATCGGTTATCCCAACAACCCGACAGGGGCCATTATGCCCCAAAAAGAACTGGCGGCCATTGCCCGATTTGCGGAAAAACATGATCTGATTGTTATTTCGGATGAAATATATGCCGACCTGACCTACGACGGACCCCATACCTGTTTTGCCAGTCTGCCGGCCATGCGGGACCGCACAATTCTCTTAAACGGGTTTTCCAAAGCCTATGCCATGACCGGCTGGCGGATCGGCTATGCCTTATCCAATCCTGACTTTATTGCCGCCATGAATAAGATTCACCAGTACACCATGCTCTGCGCGCCAATTACCGCTCAATTGGGGGCCATCGAAGCCCTCCGCCACGGCAAAGACAAAATGGAAAAAATGGTGGCCGAGTATAACTGCCGCCGCCAGCTCATGCGGGAGGGAATGCAGAATATTGGCCTGACCTGCTTTGAGCCGAAAGGCGCCTTCTATATCTTCCCGTCCATTACAGAGACCGGCCTGACCTCCACGCAATTTGCGGAAGAACTCCTGGTGTCGGAAAAAGTAGCGGTTGTTCCCGGCGATGCTTTCGGGGCCAGCGGCGAAGGCTTCATCCGCTGCTCTTATGCCTCCTCCATCGGCAATCTTACCGAAGCGTTGAGCAGAATCGGGCGTTTTGTCCAACAACACCGTTAA
- a CDS encoding P1 family peptidase, with the protein MAKLTDIAGIEIGHAQDFTAATGCTVILCREGAVAGVDVWGGAPGTRETDLLKPVNHVDRVQAVLLAGGSAFGLDAAAGVMQYLEEQGAGFDVGVTKVPIVAGAVLFDLTCGDYRVRPDKAMGYAACLAAAGPVVPEGSVGAGTGATVGKVYGMEQAMKGGIGTCCLTAGPLLVGAIVAVNCLGDVVNPVNGKILAGAFNETPFRFLNCEQGLIDRYEQHAGLFTANTTIGTVVTNAALTKSEANKVASMAHNGYARTIRPAHTLLDGDTIFTLATGRTAANVNAVGILAAQAVAQAVIRAVTQAAPLAGFRCCRELAANYGC; encoded by the coding sequence ATGGCAAAACTGACTGATATTGCCGGTATTGAGATTGGCCATGCCCAGGATTTTACTGCCGCCACCGGCTGTACAGTTATCCTGTGCCGGGAGGGCGCTGTGGCCGGGGTTGATGTGTGGGGCGGCGCTCCCGGTACGCGGGAAACAGATTTATTGAAGCCGGTAAACCATGTTGACAGGGTGCAGGCCGTATTACTGGCGGGCGGCAGCGCTTTCGGTCTTGACGCCGCGGCCGGGGTTATGCAGTATCTGGAGGAACAGGGGGCCGGGTTTGATGTTGGCGTAACCAAAGTGCCGATTGTGGCCGGGGCGGTCCTGTTTGACCTGACTTGCGGCGATTACCGGGTCAGACCGGATAAGGCCATGGGCTATGCCGCCTGCCTGGCGGCTGCGGGGCCGGTGGTGCCTGAAGGGTCGGTAGGGGCCGGGACCGGGGCGACGGTAGGTAAGGTGTATGGTATGGAGCAGGCTATGAAAGGCGGGATCGGCACCTGCTGCCTGACGGCCGGGCCGCTGCTGGTGGGGGCGATTGTGGCTGTAAACTGCCTCGGCGATGTTGTTAACCCTGTAAACGGCAAGATTCTGGCCGGTGCTTTTAACGAAACTCCGTTTCGCTTTCTCAACTGTGAGCAGGGGCTGATTGACCGGTACGAACAGCATGCCGGCCTGTTCACCGCCAACACGACAATCGGTACCGTAGTCACCAATGCGGCATTAACTAAAAGTGAGGCGAATAAGGTGGCCTCCATGGCCCATAATGGTTATGCCCGGACAATCCGCCCGGCCCATACTCTCTTGGATGGTGATACTATTTTTACTCTGGCTACCGGCCGGACGGCAGCCAATGTCAATGCCGTCGGCATCCTGGCCGCTCAGGCTGTTGCCCAGGCCGTCATCCGGGCTGTAACCCAGGCGGCACCGCTGGCAGGTTTTAGGTGCTGCCGTGAGCTGGCGGCCAATTACGGCTGTTAA
- a CDS encoding [Fe-Fe] hydrogenase large subunit C-terminal domain-containing protein, with product MSDILLTNEEKCAGCNKCIAKCPVSANIAYAVGGQNKVKVDQVKCIHCGECLDVCDHQARDFADDTERFFADLKQGGKISVVAAPAVRFNFDYKRLFGYLRSLGVKVIYDVSFGADITTWAYLKAIKEYKLDSVIAQPCPAIVNYVEKYKPELISRLAPIHSPMLCTAVYLRQYAGIKDKLAFLSPCIGKIDEINETTTQGLVEYNVTFRKVEEYLVRNHIVLSQYPEADFDGDTCGIGLTFSRPGGLRENVEHHTGDGGIWIRQVEGPQHAYHYLTEYAQRVKDGKPLPLLVDILNCMNGCNKGTGTAKDIPIDDIDYMMNRLKAAKVKEQSKKMFYKKVYALFAKFDKELRLSDFTCQYQDESGSVTVPDSSAAAIRPVFARLHKTTEDSQNINCYACGFGNCRNFAQAVANGFNHPDNCIDYNRQELAREHQEAMGKNREIEEMMAEVKVLSEARSAAASRLEERVRDINSAIQEVSLGSSENARSIEAINLEVLSLLQTANELRDSVRQVEAKLQSFTQASDEIVGIAGQTNLLSLNAAIEAARAGEHGKGFAVVANEVRILADRSKDTVASTQASVDAIAGQIEAIFSISNVLETKMDAVSSEITSISATIQEVTAKCQEIAATADSLVNKT from the coding sequence ATGTCAGATATTTTACTGACTAATGAGGAAAAATGTGCCGGCTGTAACAAATGTATTGCCAAATGTCCGGTAAGTGCCAATATTGCCTATGCTGTTGGCGGACAGAATAAGGTCAAGGTTGATCAGGTCAAGTGTATTCACTGTGGGGAGTGTCTGGATGTCTGCGATCACCAGGCCCGGGATTTCGCCGATGACACGGAAAGGTTTTTTGCCGACCTTAAGCAGGGCGGTAAAATCTCAGTGGTTGCCGCTCCGGCTGTACGGTTTAATTTTGACTATAAAAGGTTATTTGGTTATCTAAGGTCACTCGGGGTAAAGGTAATCTATGATGTGTCGTTTGGTGCTGATATTACTACCTGGGCTTATTTAAAGGCAATCAAAGAATATAAGCTTGATTCTGTTATTGCCCAGCCCTGTCCGGCGATTGTTAATTATGTTGAGAAGTATAAACCGGAATTAATATCCCGGCTGGCGCCTATTCACAGCCCGATGCTGTGTACTGCCGTCTATCTCAGGCAATATGCCGGGATTAAAGATAAGCTGGCCTTTTTGTCACCCTGCATTGGCAAGATTGACGAGATCAATGAAACGACCACCCAGGGACTGGTTGAGTATAATGTTACTTTCAGGAAAGTAGAAGAATACCTTGTACGCAATCACATTGTTTTATCCCAGTATCCTGAGGCCGATTTTGACGGCGACACCTGTGGGATCGGCCTTACTTTCAGCCGGCCGGGCGGGTTGCGGGAAAATGTCGAGCACCATACCGGCGACGGCGGCATCTGGATCCGGCAGGTGGAAGGGCCGCAGCATGCCTACCACTATCTGACGGAATATGCCCAGCGGGTCAAGGACGGCAAGCCGCTGCCCCTGCTGGTTGATATCCTTAACTGCATGAATGGCTGCAATAAAGGAACAGGCACGGCCAAGGATATCCCTATTGATGACATCGACTATATGATGAACAGGCTGAAAGCGGCCAAGGTTAAAGAGCAGAGTAAAAAGATGTTTTATAAGAAGGTATATGCCTTATTTGCAAAATTTGATAAAGAACTCAGACTCAGCGACTTTACCTGCCAGTATCAGGACGAGTCCGGCAGTGTTACGGTTCCGGACTCGTCCGCTGCAGCCATTAGGCCGGTATTTGCCAGGCTGCATAAAACGACTGAGGACTCACAGAACATAAACTGTTATGCCTGTGGTTTCGGCAACTGCCGCAATTTTGCGCAGGCTGTTGCCAACGGGTTTAACCATCCTGATAACTGTATTGATTATAACCGGCAGGAATTGGCCCGGGAACACCAGGAGGCAATGGGGAAGAACCGGGAGATTGAAGAAATGATGGCGGAAGTGAAAGTCCTGAGTGAGGCGCGGTCGGCCGCGGCCAGCCGGCTGGAGGAACGGGTCCGAGATATAAACAGCGCTATTCAGGAGGTTTCGCTGGGCAGCAGTGAAAATGCCAGGAGTATTGAGGCCATTAACCTGGAGGTGCTGTCCTTACTCCAGACTGCCAATGAACTCCGGGATAGTGTACGTCAGGTGGAAGCCAAGCTGCAGAGCTTTACCCAGGCCTCGGATGAGATTGTCGGTATTGCCGGCCAAACCAACCTGCTGTCCCTGAATGCGGCTATTGAAGCGGCCCGGGCCGGCGAGCATGGCAAAGGGTTTGCGGTGGTGGCCAACGAGGTGCGAATTTTGGCTGACAGGTCTAAAGATACGGTTGCCTCCACGCAAGCCAGTGTAGATGCGATCGCCGGGCAGATCGAAGCCATATTTAGTATATCCAATGTCCTGGAAACCAAGATGGATGCAGTAAGCTCGGAAATCACCAGCATTTCGGCAACTATCCAGGAGGTTACGGCAAAGTGCCAGGAAATAGCGGCAACCGCCGACAGTCTGGTAAATAAAACCTAG
- a CDS encoding DEAD/DEAH box helicase, with the protein MEKFKELGISDLTIRALTDMGFEEPTPIQEQAIPTLLTGRDLVGQAQTGTGKTAAFGIPLLQNLKNILGGIQGIVLTPTRELAIQVAEELNKLGQFSQIRALPIYGGQDIQRQIRALQRKPHIIVATPGRLMDHMDRRTIRLNDIKMVVLDEADEMLNMGFIEDIEKILSTTPDSRQTLLFSATMPRQIQNLAQKFLKDPVLISTKSKEVTVPLIEQHYYELHDRQKFDVLCRLLDIQSPELAIVFGRTKRRVDELTEALKKRGYSAEGIHGDLTQAKRDAVLRQFREGIVDILVATDVAARGLDVSGVTHVYNFDIPQDPESYVHRVGRTGRAGQTGLATTFVIPRELEQLRSIERITKRKIVRMTVPTVNDAIEGQQRLAIEKLLNQIEEGNLERYRGRAEELLAETDSVSLLSAALKLLTKEPDNTPIKITEEAPLRTRSFGSKRRQPEHRKDTASGKPRYKTGGYKK; encoded by the coding sequence TTGGAAAAATTCAAAGAGCTAGGAATTAGTGATTTGACAATTCGGGCTCTTACTGATATGGGCTTTGAAGAACCAACTCCCATCCAGGAACAGGCTATTCCCACCTTGCTTACAGGCAGGGATTTAGTCGGACAGGCACAAACAGGCACAGGCAAGACAGCCGCATTTGGTATTCCTTTATTACAAAACCTGAAAAACATCCTCGGTGGTATTCAGGGCATCGTATTAACCCCGACCCGCGAACTGGCGATTCAGGTTGCGGAAGAGTTGAATAAACTTGGCCAGTTCTCACAAATTCGCGCCCTGCCTATTTACGGCGGACAGGACATACAACGGCAGATCAGAGCCCTGCAAAGAAAGCCGCACATTATTGTCGCAACCCCGGGCCGGCTGATGGATCACATGGACCGGCGCACCATCAGGCTTAACGACATCAAAATGGTGGTGCTCGATGAAGCCGACGAGATGCTCAACATGGGTTTTATTGAGGATATTGAGAAAATCCTGAGCACTACCCCTGATTCACGCCAGACTTTGCTGTTTTCGGCAACCATGCCCAGACAGATTCAAAACCTGGCGCAAAAATTTCTGAAAGATCCTGTCCTTATCAGTACTAAATCCAAAGAAGTCACTGTTCCGCTTATTGAACAGCATTATTACGAACTGCACGACAGGCAGAAATTTGACGTACTTTGCCGTCTCCTGGACATCCAGTCGCCGGAACTGGCTATCGTTTTCGGCAGGACCAAACGCCGGGTGGATGAGTTGACCGAGGCGTTAAAAAAACGCGGCTATTCGGCGGAAGGCATTCATGGCGACCTGACTCAGGCTAAGCGGGATGCCGTACTCCGGCAGTTCAGAGAAGGTATCGTCGATATTTTAGTGGCCACAGATGTTGCCGCCAGAGGTCTCGATGTCAGCGGCGTTACCCATGTATATAATTTTGATATCCCTCAGGACCCCGAAAGTTATGTACACCGCGTCGGCCGTACCGGCCGGGCCGGCCAAACCGGCTTGGCAACCACCTTTGTCATTCCCCGCGAGCTGGAACAGCTTCGTTCCATTGAACGAATTACCAAGCGGAAAATCGTGCGCATGACCGTCCCCACCGTCAATGATGCTATCGAAGGCCAGCAACGCCTGGCCATCGAGAAGCTGCTTAACCAGATCGAGGAAGGTAACCTGGAACGCTATCGGGGCCGGGCCGAGGAACTGCTCGCTGAGACCGACTCTGTATCCCTGCTGTCAGCGGCGTTAAAGCTATTAACCAAGGAACCTGACAACACTCCCATTAAAATTACGGAAGAGGCACCATTACGGACCCGCTCCTTTGGCAGCAAACGCCGCCAGCCAGAGCACCGGAAAGATACTGCTTCCGGCAAGCCACGTTATAAAACAGGCGGTTACAAAAAATAA
- a CDS encoding metallophosphoesterase, giving the protein MRFFTMMFILLVATGLIGWLNYLLLKQRFSVYRQPAVRYTYLLITAAAVVVMIYTRRRNLSPMNPDDEIFYWLLYLALAWLFGQLVLILLQLLCYVTERLLSLRQPKPAAPYSGQPAITRRSFLTGLAAVLPLISVGTGAKGIYEAQAEMLVQQYRLTFSNLPASLQNFKIGQISDTHLGPYFSLDRLDTVIRLIKEQKPDVLAITGDFADDLRLLKPALARLDQLQPFIPCGIYFCIGNHEYIRDIERFRAEVAKSKAVLLENDSQLIVAGAQPLYLLGVDYPGSDVSRSALDVSVTRRLQCFAAASKNIPASAFKILLAHHPDFLIDGFAAQIPLTLAGHTHGGQLNIGGRPLVSNHLYMRGLYQENGVYGYVSSGAGHWFPFRLGCPPEISMFTLTS; this is encoded by the coding sequence ATGCGTTTCTTTACTATGATGTTCATCCTGCTGGTGGCAACCGGGCTAATCGGCTGGCTCAATTACTTGCTGCTGAAACAGCGGTTTTCCGTTTACCGCCAACCGGCTGTTCGCTATACCTATCTGTTGATTACGGCAGCAGCCGTCGTGGTGATGATTTATACCCGGCGGCGGAATTTATCGCCAATGAATCCGGACGATGAAATATTTTATTGGCTGCTCTATCTGGCCTTAGCCTGGTTATTTGGACAGTTGGTGCTCATCCTGCTGCAACTGCTCTGTTATGTGACAGAACGGCTGCTAAGCCTGCGCCAGCCAAAGCCGGCAGCGCCGTATTCAGGCCAACCGGCTATAACAAGACGGAGCTTTTTAACCGGCTTGGCCGCTGTCTTGCCGCTGATTTCAGTAGGAACGGGAGCAAAAGGGATATACGAGGCTCAAGCGGAAATGCTTGTGCAGCAATATCGGCTGACTTTTTCCAATTTGCCTGCTTCTCTACAGAATTTTAAAATCGGGCAAATAAGCGATACCCATCTGGGGCCATATTTTAGCTTGGATCGCCTAGATACTGTGATCCGGCTGATCAAAGAGCAAAAACCCGATGTGCTGGCTATAACGGGGGACTTCGCCGATGATCTGCGCCTGCTAAAACCGGCCCTGGCGCGGTTGGATCAGCTCCAGCCGTTTATTCCCTGCGGTATTTATTTTTGCATCGGCAATCATGAATATATTCGTGATATTGAACGGTTTCGGGCAGAAGTAGCGAAAAGCAAGGCCGTGCTGCTGGAAAATGACAGTCAGTTAATTGTGGCCGGGGCGCAACCTCTTTATCTGTTAGGAGTAGACTATCCTGGTTCAGATGTTTCCCGTTCGGCCCTGGACGTCAGCGTCACCCGCCGGCTGCAGTGTTTTGCCGCCGCCAGCAAGAACATTCCTGCCAGTGCCTTTAAGATTTTACTGGCCCATCATCCCGATTTTCTGATTGATGGTTTTGCTGCTCAAATCCCCCTGACACTGGCTGGTCACACCCATGGCGGCCAGCTAAACATCGGGGGCCGGCCACTGGTTAGCAACCATCTTTATATGCGTGGCCTGTATCAGGAAAATGGCGTGTACGGTTATGTCAGCAGCGGGGCCGGCCACTGGTTTCCCTTCCGCCTGGGCTGTCCGCCGGAAATCAGCATGTTTACCTTGACATCATAG
- a CDS encoding aminopeptidase — protein MNTSTLNKYAQLVVKTGVNIQKGQTLVINSPIECAPFARAITEVAYQTGAREVVMNWKDELSSQIRFLQAPEEIFDEFPDWQKEFYLSYVRQGAAFVSIAASDPELLKDVDPDRVVRVQKAGNTALKEYRERLMSNKNAWCIVSVPTTAWAKKVFPEAAEDQAVQQLWAAILKAVRVDTADPVAAWQEHSKALKKNMKRLNDRKIRVLHYKNSLGTDLQIELPDGHIWLGGPEYTAGGIEFVANMPTEEVFTLPKKTGVNGTVVSSKPLNYNGTVIDKFSLTFKEGRIVDCKADKGQEVLQKLVETDEGSHYLGEVALVPYDSPISNANILFYNTLFDENASCHLAIGKAYPICIEKGVAMNAGELAAAGVNDSIVHVDFMIGTADLNITGITAAGESVTVFANGNFSLG, from the coding sequence ATGAACACTTCAACTCTCAATAAATATGCGCAGCTTGTTGTTAAAACCGGCGTAAACATTCAAAAAGGCCAGACACTTGTCATTAATTCGCCGATTGAGTGTGCACCCTTTGCCAGGGCCATCACCGAGGTGGCTTACCAGACTGGGGCCAGAGAGGTTGTCATGAACTGGAAGGATGAACTATCTTCCCAAATCAGGTTCCTGCAGGCCCCGGAAGAAATATTCGACGAATTCCCGGACTGGCAGAAAGAGTTTTATCTGTCCTATGTCCGTCAGGGGGCAGCCTTTGTCAGTATTGCTGCGTCTGACCCTGAACTTTTGAAAGATGTGGATCCGGACCGGGTAGTGCGGGTGCAAAAAGCCGGTAATACAGCCCTGAAAGAGTACCGGGAAAGGTTGATGAGCAACAAAAACGCCTGGTGCATTGTGTCTGTACCCACCACTGCCTGGGCGAAGAAGGTATTCCCGGAGGCTGCTGAAGACCAGGCGGTGCAACAGTTGTGGGCTGCTATTCTGAAAGCCGTCCGGGTGGATACGGCTGATCCGGTTGCTGCCTGGCAGGAACACAGCAAGGCCCTGAAGAAAAATATGAAGCGGTTAAATGACCGTAAAATTAGAGTACTTCATTATAAGAATTCACTGGGCACCGATTTGCAGATTGAGCTGCCGGACGGGCATATCTGGCTCGGCGGCCCGGAATATACGGCAGGGGGGATCGAATTTGTCGCCAACATGCCGACCGAAGAAGTATTCACACTGCCTAAGAAAACCGGGGTTAACGGGACTGTCGTCAGCTCCAAACCGCTGAATTACAATGGCACGGTGATTGATAAATTCTCGCTCACTTTCAAAGAGGGACGGATTGTTGACTGTAAGGCTGACAAAGGGCAGGAAGTATTACAGAAACTTGTGGAAACAGATGAAGGCTCGCACTATCTGGGCGAGGTGGCGCTGGTTCCCTATGATTCACCAATCTCCAACGCCAATATTCTGTTCTATAATACCCTGTTTGACGAAAATGCCTCCTGCCATCTGGCGATTGGCAAGGCCTACCCGATTTGTATCGAAAAAGGCGTGGCGATGAATGCCGGCGAGCTGGCAGCGGCCGGGGTCAACGACTCGATTGTGCATGTTGATTTTATGATCGGCACCGCCGATCTTAATATCACGGGCATTACGGCAGCCGGAGAGTCGGTTACGGTATTTGCGAACGGTAATTTCAGTCTCGGCTAA
- a CDS encoding AraC family transcriptional regulator, which translates to MTEVQFYRDSDLPFFELKLCDSSRLAYKKHAHEEYSLGIVDAGRSTLWCGGRLLAVGPQSVVLIPAGVIHACNPQAENQWRYKMLFLDAGWVNQFFAATGRPAAGCPAVKAMTDKQALAVIGNMVASLTGPSGPLAKEASIISLLEQAANAVSPVLPGRRTKELSKLAVIRDYLHAHFRQKITLAALEQVSGLNRFTMLRAFKEEFAVPPHTYQTLLRINYAKRQLRQNKPVTEIAYAAGFYDQSHFIKVFKGHTGVTPEKYQRLR; encoded by the coding sequence GTGACTGAAGTTCAGTTTTACCGTGATAGTGATTTACCGTTTTTTGAACTGAAGCTGTGTGATTCCAGCCGGCTTGCTTATAAAAAGCATGCTCATGAGGAGTATTCGCTTGGCATTGTGGATGCTGGCCGCAGCACCTTGTGGTGTGGCGGCCGGCTGCTGGCGGTGGGCCCCCAATCGGTGGTGCTTATTCCGGCCGGCGTGATCCATGCCTGCAATCCACAGGCGGAAAATCAGTGGCGCTATAAAATGCTGTTTCTTGATGCTGGCTGGGTGAATCAGTTTTTTGCCGCCACGGGCCGGCCGGCAGCTGGTTGCCCGGCCGTAAAAGCTATGACGGACAAGCAAGCCCTGGCCGTTATCGGCAATATGGTGGCTAGCCTGACAGGCCCGTCCGGCCCTCTGGCAAAAGAGGCCAGCATTATCTCGCTGCTGGAGCAGGCTGCGAATGCTGTGAGCCCGGTGCTCCCTGGCCGCAGGACTAAAGAATTATCTAAGTTGGCTGTCATTAGAGACTATCTGCACGCTCATTTCCGGCAAAAGATTACCCTGGCCGCACTGGAGCAAGTCTCCGGGTTAAACCGGTTTACCATGCTTCGGGCTTTTAAAGAAGAATTTGCGGTACCGCCCCATACTTATCAAACGCTACTGCGGATTAACTATGCGAAAAGGCAGCTGCGCCAAAACAAGCCTGTGACCGAGATCGCTTATGCGGCCGGTTTCTATGACCAAAGCCATTTTATCAAAGTTTTTAAAGGGCATACCGGCGTGACGCCGGAAAAATACCAGAGGCTGCGATAA
- a CDS encoding DMT family transporter translates to MSAVRSNLLLLLAAAIWGLAFVAQRVGMDHIGPFAFNGIRFVLGSLSLLPLIFHFGRNRQPTRAGEPADAVKAGILAGLVLFAGASLQQIGLIYTTAGKAAFITCLYIVIVPILGIFLKHCISRTTWLSSLLALSGLYLLCVKENFSIAYGDFLELVGALFWSVHILLIAHFANRVDVLKLSLCQFITCAVLSLGAAFYWETITSEGVAGALIPLLYGGIFSVGIAYTLQVVGQKYSPPAHAAIILSMETVFAAIGGFLLLDERLGEKELTGCALMLAGMLLTQLQSLRSADAVAEEASGKTG, encoded by the coding sequence ATGAGTGCTGTAAGATCGAATCTGTTGTTGTTACTGGCTGCAGCCATCTGGGGGCTTGCTTTTGTAGCCCAGCGGGTGGGCATGGATCATATCGGGCCTTTTGCCTTTAATGGGATAAGGTTTGTGTTAGGCAGTCTGTCGCTGCTGCCGCTGATCTTCCACTTTGGCCGCAACCGGCAGCCGACACGGGCCGGCGAGCCTGCAGACGCGGTGAAGGCGGGGATTTTAGCCGGTTTGGTCCTGTTTGCGGGGGCGTCCCTGCAACAAATTGGTCTTATTTATACCACTGCCGGCAAGGCGGCGTTTATTACCTGTCTTTATATTGTAATTGTCCCCATTCTGGGCATCTTTTTAAAACATTGCATCAGTAGGACTACCTGGCTCAGCTCACTGCTGGCCCTTAGCGGCCTGTACCTGTTATGTGTCAAAGAGAATTTTTCCATTGCCTATGGTGACTTCCTGGAATTAGTGGGTGCCTTGTTCTGGTCTGTGCACATTTTGCTGATTGCCCATTTTGCCAACAGGGTAGATGTGTTGAAGCTGTCGCTCTGCCAATTTATTACCTGTGCTGTGCTTAGCCTGGGCGCTGCATTCTACTGGGAAACAATCACCAGCGAGGGGGTGGCCGGGGCCCTCATCCCGCTTTTATACGGGGGGATTTTTTCGGTGGGCATCGCCTATACCCTGCAGGTAGTTGGCCAGAAATATTCGCCTCCTGCTCATGCTGCCATTATTCTTAGTATGGAAACCGTTTTTGCCGCTATCGGCGGTTTTTTGCTGCTTGACGAACGCTTAGGGGAAAAAGAATTAACCGGCTGTGCCTTAATGCTGGCAGGGATGCTGTTAACACAGCTGCAGAGCCTGCGGTCTGCAGACGCGGTGGCGGAAGAAGCCAGTGGCAAAACCGGCTGA